A section of the Streptomyces sp. NBC_01363 genome encodes:
- a CDS encoding nucleoside/nucleotide kinase family protein produces the protein MDTSGPTTSDPTATGDPTIDSDPAGTTARARRLAVPGHRRILGIAGPPGAGKSTLAARLVDALDGLAVLVPMDGFHLAQAELERLGRAARKGAPDTFDAAGYAALLGRLRTPEAGTIVYAPAFDRALEEPIAGAVPVPPDIPLVITEGNYLLHDEGPWAPVRGLLDEVWFLDTDPALRVRRLVERHVRFGKPRPYAERWVMRSDAANARLVERGRDGADLVVRPDPET, from the coding sequence ATGGACACGAGCGGCCCCACCACCAGCGATCCCACCGCCACCGGCGATCCCACCATCGACAGCGATCCCGCCGGAACGACGGCCCGCGCCCGCCGCCTCGCCGTCCCCGGGCACCGTCGCATCCTCGGCATCGCGGGGCCGCCCGGGGCCGGCAAGTCCACCCTGGCGGCCCGGCTCGTCGACGCGCTCGACGGCCTCGCCGTCCTCGTCCCCATGGACGGCTTCCACCTGGCCCAGGCCGAACTGGAACGGCTCGGCCGCGCCGCGCGCAAGGGTGCCCCCGACACCTTCGACGCCGCCGGGTACGCGGCCCTGCTCGGACGCCTGCGCACACCGGAAGCGGGAACCATCGTGTACGCCCCCGCCTTCGACCGCGCCCTTGAGGAGCCGATCGCCGGGGCCGTCCCCGTACCCCCGGACATCCCGCTGGTCATCACCGAGGGCAATTACCTGCTGCACGACGAAGGCCCCTGGGCCCCTGTCCGCGGGCTGCTCGACGAGGTGTGGTTCCTGGACACCGATCCGGCCCTGCGGGTACGGCGGCTCGTCGAGCGGCATGTGCGGTTCGGGAAGCCGCGGCCGTACGCCGAGCGCTGGGTGATGCGGTCCGACGCGGCCAACGCGCGCCTGGTCGAGCGCGGCCGGGACGGCGCCGACCTCGTCGTGCGTCCGGATCCGGAAACCTGA
- a CDS encoding isochorismatase family protein, whose amino-acid sequence MALPAIAPYPMPTADELPTNRVPWVPDPERALLLVHDLQNHFLGAFTDDESPLTELLVNVERLTTRARRAGVPVVYSALPGGRSPAQRGLQQDFWGPGLPYDAHAQAIPAPLEPQVGDTLLTKRKYSAFARTRLLGQMRDLGRDQLIVVGVYAHIGVLMSACDAWTHDIQTFLVADAVADFSREDHEMALRWAAGTCAAVTTTDLLLGEV is encoded by the coding sequence ATGGCACTCCCCGCCATCGCCCCGTACCCCATGCCCACCGCGGACGAACTGCCCACGAACCGTGTCCCGTGGGTCCCGGACCCGGAACGCGCCCTGCTGCTGGTGCACGATCTGCAGAACCACTTCCTCGGCGCCTTCACCGACGACGAATCGCCGCTCACCGAACTCCTCGTGAACGTCGAGCGATTGACCACACGGGCGCGCCGGGCCGGTGTTCCCGTCGTCTACTCCGCGCTGCCCGGTGGCCGGTCGCCCGCGCAGCGCGGACTGCAACAGGACTTCTGGGGCCCGGGTCTCCCCTACGACGCGCACGCGCAGGCGATTCCGGCACCGCTGGAACCACAGGTCGGTGACACGCTGCTCACCAAGCGGAAGTACAGCGCCTTCGCCCGGACCCGTCTGCTCGGACAGATGCGGGACCTCGGCCGCGATCAGCTGATCGTCGTGGGCGTGTACGCACACATCGGGGTCCTGATGAGCGCGTGCGACGCCTGGACGCACGACATCCAGACCTTCCTGGTCGCCGACGCCGTGGCCGACTTCTCGCGCGAGGACCACGAGATGGCGCTGCGTTGGGCGGCCGGCACATGCGCCGCCGTCACCACCACCGACCTGCTGCTGGGGGAGGTCTGA
- the treZ gene encoding malto-oligosyltrehalose trehalohydrolase yields the protein MLFEVWAPDADSVGLRLSGELRAMGRDPGRDGWWTAEAEASDGDRYGFVLGGDGSGNGGDGSGGDGADPRVLPDPRSRRQPDGPDGESAVVDHSLFEWRSDWAGRGLPGAVLYELHIGTYTAEGTFDAAAARLEHLAELGITHVSLMPVCPFPGTHGWGYEGVSLWAVHEPYGGPEGLKRFVDTAHGLGLAVLLDVVHNHLGPSGNHLPAFGPYFTATHHTPWGAAVNLDAPGSDEVRAFLLGSALAWLRDYRLDGLRLDAVHALADGRALTFLEELSTAADALAAELGRPLPLIAESDLCDPRTTTPRESGGLGLHAQWNDDFHHSLHTALTGESQGYYADFAAAPLAAVAKTVTSAFFHNGTYSSFRGRTHGRPVDIARTPAHRFVGYAQTHDQIGNRALGDRLSATLSPGLLACAAALVLTGPFTPMLFMGEEWGARTPWQFFTDHTDPALAEAVRNGRRREFAAHGWAADDIPDPQDPATRNRSCLDWSEPSQEPHSRLHAWYRELIALRHALPDLRDPDLASVRTAHDEQARWLAYRRGDLRIAVNLGEKPATIPLGGGRRRGDGNRVVAAWEPVEAPGGDGLLHLPPESCVVLADG from the coding sequence ATGCTGTTCGAGGTATGGGCACCGGATGCGGACTCGGTCGGGCTGCGGCTGTCGGGTGAGCTGCGGGCGATGGGACGTGATCCCGGGCGGGACGGCTGGTGGACGGCCGAGGCGGAGGCGTCGGACGGGGACCGCTACGGCTTCGTCCTGGGCGGGGACGGGAGCGGGAACGGCGGGGACGGGAGCGGCGGGGACGGCGCTGACCCGCGGGTGCTCCCCGATCCGCGTTCGCGCCGTCAGCCGGACGGGCCGGACGGCGAGAGCGCCGTCGTCGACCACTCGTTGTTCGAATGGCGCAGCGACTGGGCGGGCCGGGGGCTTCCGGGCGCCGTCCTGTACGAGCTGCACATCGGTACGTACACCGCCGAGGGCACCTTCGACGCCGCGGCCGCCCGGCTGGAGCACCTCGCCGAGCTCGGTATCACCCATGTGTCGCTGATGCCGGTCTGCCCGTTCCCCGGCACCCACGGATGGGGGTACGAGGGGGTGTCGCTCTGGGCCGTGCACGAGCCGTACGGCGGACCGGAGGGGCTCAAGCGCTTTGTCGACACGGCGCACGGTCTCGGGCTCGCGGTCCTCCTGGACGTGGTCCACAATCACCTCGGCCCGTCCGGCAATCACCTCCCGGCCTTCGGCCCGTACTTCACCGCGACCCATCACACGCCGTGGGGCGCGGCGGTCAATCTCGACGCCCCCGGTTCGGACGAGGTGCGGGCGTTCCTGCTGGGCAGCGCGCTCGCCTGGCTGCGGGACTACCGGCTCGACGGGCTGCGGCTCGACGCGGTCCACGCCCTGGCCGACGGCCGGGCGCTGACCTTCCTGGAGGAGCTGTCCACGGCGGCCGACGCGCTCGCGGCCGAACTGGGCCGGCCGCTGCCGCTGATCGCCGAGTCCGACCTCTGCGATCCGCGGACCACGACCCCGCGCGAATCGGGCGGCCTCGGCCTGCACGCCCAGTGGAACGACGACTTCCACCACTCCCTGCACACCGCGCTCACCGGGGAGTCCCAGGGCTACTACGCGGACTTCGCCGCGGCTCCGCTGGCCGCCGTCGCCAAGACCGTGACGAGCGCGTTCTTCCACAACGGCACGTACTCCAGCTTCCGGGGCCGTACCCACGGCCGCCCCGTCGACATCGCCCGCACGCCCGCCCACCGCTTCGTCGGCTACGCCCAGACCCACGACCAGATCGGCAACCGGGCCCTGGGCGATCGGCTCTCCGCCACGCTCTCCCCCGGCCTGCTGGCCTGCGCCGCGGCTCTCGTCCTGACCGGGCCCTTCACGCCGATGCTGTTCATGGGCGAGGAGTGGGGCGCGCGCACCCCCTGGCAGTTCTTCACCGACCACACCGATCCGGCGCTCGCCGAGGCGGTGCGCAACGGCCGGCGGCGGGAGTTCGCGGCGCACGGCTGGGCGGCGGACGACATTCCGGACCCGCAGGACCCGGCCACCCGCAACCGTTCCTGTCTGGACTGGAGCGAGCCGTCGCAGGAGCCGCACTCCCGCCTGCACGCCTGGTACCGCGAGCTGATCGCACTGCGCCACGCCCTGCCCGACCTCCGCGACCCGGACCTGGCGTCGGTGCGCACCGCCCACGACGAACAGGCCCGCTGGCTGGCGTACCGCAGGGGCGATCTGCGGATCGCGGTCAACCTCGGCGAGAAGCCGGCCACGATCCCGCTGGGCGGCGGCCGGCGCAGGGGCGACGGGAACCGGGTGGTGGCGGCGTGGGAGCCGGTGGAGGCCCCGGGCGGCGACGGGCTGCTGCACCTGCCGCCGGAGTCGTGCGTGGTGCTGGCCGACGGCTGA
- a CDS encoding Xaa-Pro peptidase family protein: MSSQNQPVPFTADDYRARMRRAADTAAEAGLAGVLVAPGPDLVYLTGYQPVNTERLTVLVLTAGQDPVLVVPTLEAPDAEKAVGAPALTLRDWTDGKDPYAVTAPLLDGAGRFGISDNAWAMHLLGLQRTLPGTSYVSLTEALPMLRAVKDVHELERLAAAGAAADATYGEILKVRFSGRKETDIAAELAELLKRFGHSQVDFTVVGSGPNGANPHHEAGDRTIERGDMVVLDFGGLKHGYGSDTSRTVHVGEPTAEEQRVHDIVREAQEAGCNAVRPGVACQEIDRAARAVITEFGYGERFIHRTGHGIGVTTHEPPYMIEGEEQPLVPGMCFSVEPGIYLPGRFGVRIEDIVTVTEDGGRRLNTTARELAIVE, from the coding sequence ATGTCCAGCCAGAACCAGCCCGTACCGTTCACCGCCGACGACTACCGGGCCCGCATGAGGCGTGCGGCCGACACCGCCGCCGAGGCCGGACTCGCGGGCGTCCTGGTCGCGCCCGGACCCGATCTCGTCTACCTCACCGGCTACCAGCCCGTGAACACCGAACGCCTCACCGTCCTCGTCCTCACGGCCGGTCAGGACCCGGTCCTCGTCGTCCCGACGCTGGAGGCCCCGGACGCCGAGAAGGCCGTCGGCGCCCCGGCCCTCACCCTCCGGGACTGGACCGACGGCAAGGACCCCTACGCCGTCACCGCCCCGCTGCTCGACGGCGCGGGCCGGTTCGGGATCAGCGACAACGCCTGGGCCATGCATCTGCTCGGGCTGCAACGCACACTGCCGGGCACCTCGTACGTCTCGCTCACCGAGGCCCTGCCGATGCTGCGCGCGGTGAAGGACGTCCATGAGCTGGAGCGGCTCGCGGCCGCCGGAGCCGCCGCCGACGCCACGTACGGCGAGATCCTCAAGGTGCGCTTCTCCGGCCGCAAGGAGACCGACATCGCGGCCGAACTGGCCGAGCTGCTCAAGCGGTTCGGGCACTCCCAGGTCGACTTCACGGTCGTCGGCTCCGGCCCCAACGGTGCCAATCCGCACCACGAGGCCGGTGACCGCACCATCGAGCGGGGCGACATGGTCGTGCTCGACTTCGGCGGCCTCAAGCACGGCTACGGCTCGGACACCTCCCGTACGGTCCATGTCGGCGAACCCACCGCCGAGGAGCAGCGGGTCCACGACATCGTGCGGGAGGCGCAGGAGGCGGGCTGCAACGCGGTCCGGCCGGGCGTCGCCTGCCAGGAGATCGACCGTGCGGCCCGCGCGGTCATCACCGAGTTCGGCTACGGCGAACGCTTCATCCACCGCACCGGCCACGGCATCGGTGTCACCACCCACGAACCGCCGTACATGATCGAGGGCGAGGAGCAGCCGCTGGTGCCCGGGATGTGCTTCTCGGTGGAGCCGGGCATCTATCTGCCGGGCCGGTTCGGTGTGCGGATCGAGGACATCGTGACCGTGACCGAGGACGGCGGCCGACGCCTCAACACCACCGCGCGCGAGCTGGCGATCGTCGAATAG
- a CDS encoding response regulator transcription factor, whose product MRIVIAEDNALLREGVILLLTSSGHEVVAAASTGPEVLPALLEHRPDAAVLDVRLPPTFRDEGLRAALAARAELPELPILVLSQYVEETYAAELLAQGAQGIGYLLKDRIGRVDQFLQALDRVVGGGTALDPEVVTQLLTRKSSAEPLQSLTPREREVLELMAQGKANGTIAAELVVTERAVSKHIGSIFAKLGLEPDDGTVHRRVLAVLAYLEGKGVR is encoded by the coding sequence GTGCGGATCGTGATCGCCGAGGACAACGCGCTGTTGCGGGAGGGGGTGATCCTGCTGCTCACCAGCTCGGGCCACGAGGTGGTGGCCGCCGCTTCGACCGGGCCCGAGGTGCTGCCCGCCCTGCTGGAACACCGCCCGGACGCCGCCGTGCTCGACGTGCGGCTCCCGCCCACCTTCCGCGACGAGGGGCTGCGCGCCGCGCTCGCCGCCCGTGCGGAGTTGCCCGAGCTGCCGATCCTGGTGCTCTCGCAGTATGTGGAGGAGACGTACGCCGCCGAGCTGCTCGCCCAGGGCGCCCAGGGCATCGGCTACCTCCTGAAGGACCGGATCGGCCGGGTCGACCAGTTTCTCCAGGCACTGGACCGGGTGGTGGGCGGCGGCACGGCGCTCGACCCCGAGGTCGTGACCCAGCTGCTGACCCGCAAGTCGTCGGCCGAACCGCTGCAGAGCCTCACCCCGCGCGAACGCGAGGTGCTGGAACTGATGGCGCAGGGCAAGGCGAACGGCACCATCGCCGCCGAACTCGTCGTGACGGAACGGGCGGTGAGCAAGCACATCGGCTCGATCTTCGCCAAGCTCGGCCTGGAACCCGACGACGGCACGGTGCACCGACGGGTGCTGGCGGTGCTGGCGTACCTGGAGGGCAAGGGAGTGCGCTGA
- a CDS encoding ABC transporter permease, translating into MNRTKGSRTKESRSEGSRSEGSRTRSEGAARPRPDARTGVRRASAFLARRSLKAHRRAWGAVFAATAAAAALIGAFALVVGSLLLAQPPVERYAGADAVVAADQKVTYTAKPWGSKPKTATTYLPERVRLDRSVVAKAAAAHGVAKAVADDSVPVTVGGEGGAASGLGRSWAAAALTPYRLTDGHAPTSAAEVVIDSALSAATGSGTGDHVTLQVDGAPRPYTVSGVVGTGHRGGSPAVFLTERHLTALAGHPGTVDAVGIVAEPGVSADALRASLEEALPDRARGDREVRVLTGPERGQAEHPDALGTRGELLPLLASITGTVFMVALLVIATTLSQAVHQRSGELALLRAVGATPRQLRSAVGREVSRVAGAAAVLGGVGAVPLGLLMRSLLTTDPLPLPVPVWLPFAAAATAASLVALAARPVSVLAARPITGLRPAAALGAARAPEPSDPGRVRTVTGAVLAMAGVSAAGAATAQGGQAAAMAASGAATSLIIAVALLGPWIARVAMRVLGTPVRRVGGVSGFLAAKSAAAHNRRLGAAITPIVLVVAFVCVQLAAGSTLERAADRQAGAALRADLVVTGPAAGLPAGAARAVRGAPGVAAATGVLRSGVVLAHREMGDPKLDRFPVLGVTADQLSGTLDPRITAGDPADLTGRGTVAVGEDRAADLGVGVGVGDPVELRLGDGTEVRLRVVALYERALGLGEFMLPREALAGHVSALRDQRILIRSTDGTAASATAASVRRALAPYTGLRVRPATADDVRIAPSSSDQDNAMVIIGVGLIGGFALLAVISTLSLITVGRRPEFRLLRMVGAGRRQVRRMLVLETGLVAVAGLAIGTLVAAVPLVAFAVSTTGSVPYLPPAQYGVLALAVTVAAGAGTLWPGSSGGRFVLGRRR; encoded by the coding sequence ATGAACAGGACCAAGGGAAGCAGGACCAAGGAGAGCAGGAGCGAGGGGAGCAGGAGCGAGGGGAGCAGGACCAGGAGCGAAGGGGCGGCGCGGCCCCGGCCGGATGCGCGGACCGGCGTCCGACGGGCGTCGGCGTTTCTCGCCCGGCGTTCGCTGAAGGCCCATCGCCGGGCCTGGGGCGCGGTGTTCGCCGCGACGGCGGCGGCGGCCGCGCTGATCGGCGCCTTCGCCCTCGTCGTCGGTTCGCTGCTGCTGGCGCAGCCGCCGGTGGAGCGTTACGCGGGGGCCGACGCGGTGGTGGCGGCCGACCAGAAGGTGACGTACACGGCGAAGCCGTGGGGCAGCAAGCCGAAGACCGCGACGACGTATCTGCCGGAACGGGTGCGGCTCGACCGCTCCGTGGTGGCGAAGGCCGCCGCCGCCCACGGCGTCGCGAAGGCCGTCGCGGACGATTCGGTACCGGTGACCGTGGGCGGCGAGGGCGGCGCGGCTTCGGGCCTCGGCCGTTCCTGGGCGGCCGCCGCGCTCACCCCGTACCGGCTGACGGACGGACACGCGCCCACGTCCGCCGCCGAGGTGGTCATCGACAGCGCGCTGTCGGCGGCCACCGGGAGCGGGACCGGTGACCATGTGACATTGCAGGTCGACGGGGCTCCCCGGCCGTACACCGTCAGCGGTGTCGTGGGCACCGGTCACCGGGGTGGCTCCCCCGCCGTCTTCCTCACCGAGCGGCACCTCACCGCCCTGGCCGGGCACCCCGGCACGGTGGACGCGGTCGGCATCGTCGCCGAGCCGGGGGTCTCCGCCGACGCGCTGCGGGCCTCGCTGGAGGAGGCGTTGCCCGACCGCGCCCGCGGCGACCGTGAGGTCCGGGTGCTCACCGGCCCGGAGCGCGGGCAGGCCGAGCACCCGGACGCGCTCGGCACCCGCGGCGAACTGCTGCCGCTGCTCGCCTCCATCACGGGAACGGTCTTCATGGTGGCGCTCCTGGTGATCGCCACCACCCTCTCCCAGGCGGTCCACCAGCGCTCCGGTGAACTGGCGCTGCTGCGTGCCGTCGGGGCGACGCCCCGGCAGCTCAGGTCGGCCGTCGGCCGCGAGGTGAGCCGGGTGGCCGGTGCCGCGGCGGTGCTGGGCGGGGTCGGTGCCGTACCTCTGGGGCTGCTGATGCGGTCGCTCCTGACGACGGACCCGCTGCCACTGCCGGTACCGGTGTGGCTGCCGTTCGCCGCGGCAGCCACGGCGGCGTCGCTCGTCGCGCTCGCCGCCCGTCCGGTGTCGGTCCTCGCGGCCAGGCCCATCACCGGGCTGCGGCCCGCCGCGGCGCTGGGCGCGGCCCGTGCGCCCGAGCCGAGCGATCCGGGACGGGTGCGTACGGTCACCGGGGCGGTGCTGGCCATGGCGGGCGTCAGCGCGGCCGGTGCGGCGACGGCGCAGGGCGGGCAGGCCGCCGCGATGGCCGCGTCGGGTGCGGCGACATCGCTGATCATCGCCGTGGCGCTGCTGGGTCCGTGGATCGCCCGGGTGGCGATGAGGGTTCTCGGCACGCCGGTACGACGCGTCGGCGGGGTCTCCGGCTTCCTCGCCGCCAAGTCCGCCGCCGCGCACAATCGGCGCCTCGGTGCGGCGATCACCCCGATCGTGCTGGTCGTCGCGTTCGTCTGCGTACAGCTGGCGGCGGGCTCGACGCTGGAGCGGGCCGCCGACCGGCAGGCCGGTGCCGCGCTCCGGGCCGACCTGGTGGTGACGGGCCCGGCCGCCGGACTGCCGGCCGGTGCGGCTCGGGCCGTGCGCGGGGCACCGGGGGTGGCGGCGGCGACCGGTGTGCTGCGCTCCGGTGTCGTCCTCGCGCATCGTGAGATGGGTGATCCGAAGCTGGACCGGTTCCCGGTGCTGGGGGTGACGGCGGACCAGCTGTCCGGCACGCTCGATCCGCGGATCACCGCGGGCGATCCGGCGGACCTCACCGGCCGGGGCACGGTGGCGGTCGGCGAGGACCGGGCCGCCGATCTCGGTGTCGGCGTCGGCGTCGGCGACCCGGTGGAGCTCCGTCTCGGCGACGGCACCGAGGTGCGGCTCCGTGTGGTGGCGCTCTACGAACGGGCGCTGGGGCTCGGTGAGTTCATGCTGCCGCGCGAGGCACTGGCCGGGCACGTCTCGGCCCTTCGCGACCAGCGGATCCTGATCCGTTCGACGGACGGCACGGCGGCCTCCGCCACCGCTGCTTCGGTACGGCGCGCGCTCGCCCCGTACACGGGGCTGCGGGTCCGGCCCGCGACGGCCGACGACGTACGGATCGCACCGTCGTCGTCGGACCAGGACAACGCGATGGTCATCATCGGTGTCGGGTTGATCGGTGGCTTCGCGCTGCTCGCGGTGATCAGCACACTGTCCCTGATCACGGTGGGCCGCCGCCCCGAGTTCCGGCTGCTGCGGATGGTCGGTGCGGGCCGCCGTCAGGTGCGGCGGATGCTGGTGCTGGAGACGGGACTGGTGGCGGTGGCCGGGCTGGCGATCGGCACGCTGGTCGCGGCGGTACC
- a CDS encoding sensor histidine kinase yields the protein MSTTPAPLTAAIRRSWDASRYLAVGIAVALLAYVSAFLVVAVLLFAAVLIGLPALPEAAKVLRRFAESERRRAAARLGVPFTPTRYPSLDSAELSERVRRVLADPTVWRDALWLPLQALMGNALGYLAMVLWPVGLLVDGVALPVVHLLDRRAADEYGTPLPERQGWVLRWHGVLADLSAGWTRSLLTSSPSTALAERIAQLTESRAGAVEAHGAELRRIERDLHDGAQARIVALSLRIGLARQLLDSDPGAARIRLDEAQDGAEAALAELRHVVRGIHPPVLTDRGLAGAVRALAADAGVPVTAELDGVEDGRRLPAAIEAAAYFVIAEALTNISKHSGATAATVRIERPPGTLRVTISDNGHGGAGERYGTSEKPSTGGDHPSPRPTQATDRGGSGSGLVGIRRRIAALDGTTRISSPIGGPTDIEVELPCGS from the coding sequence ATGAGCACCACTCCCGCCCCGCTGACGGCCGCCATCCGGCGTTCGTGGGACGCGTCGCGTTATCTGGCCGTCGGCATCGCGGTCGCGCTGCTCGCGTATGTGAGCGCGTTCCTGGTGGTGGCGGTCCTGCTGTTCGCCGCCGTGCTCATCGGGCTGCCCGCGCTGCCGGAGGCCGCCAAGGTGCTGCGCCGGTTCGCGGAGTCAGAGCGACGCAGGGCCGCGGCGCGGCTGGGTGTTCCGTTCACCCCGACGCGGTATCCGTCGCTGGACAGCGCCGAACTCTCCGAGCGGGTCCGCCGGGTGCTCGCCGATCCGACGGTCTGGCGCGACGCGCTCTGGCTGCCTCTCCAGGCACTCATGGGCAATGCCCTCGGCTACCTCGCGATGGTGCTGTGGCCGGTCGGACTCCTGGTGGACGGGGTCGCGCTGCCGGTCGTGCATCTGCTGGACCGGCGGGCCGCCGACGAGTACGGCACCCCGTTGCCCGAGCGGCAGGGGTGGGTGCTGCGCTGGCACGGCGTACTCGCGGACCTGTCGGCCGGATGGACGCGGTCGCTGCTCACCTCGTCGCCGTCGACCGCGCTCGCCGAACGGATCGCCCAGCTGACCGAGAGCCGGGCCGGTGCGGTCGAGGCACACGGCGCCGAACTGCGGCGCATCGAACGTGATCTGCACGACGGAGCCCAGGCCAGGATCGTCGCCCTGTCGTTGCGCATCGGCCTCGCCAGACAACTCCTCGACAGCGACCCGGGCGCCGCGCGCATCCGTCTGGACGAGGCGCAGGACGGCGCGGAGGCGGCTCTCGCCGAACTGCGGCACGTGGTGCGCGGCATCCATCCGCCGGTGCTGACGGACCGCGGACTGGCAGGCGCGGTAAGGGCGTTGGCCGCCGATGCGGGTGTGCCCGTCACCGCGGAGCTGGACGGTGTCGAGGACGGCCGGCGGCTTCCGGCCGCGATCGAGGCCGCCGCCTACTTCGTCATCGCCGAGGCCCTCACCAACATCAGCAAGCACAGCGGTGCGACAGCCGCCACCGTGCGCATCGAGCGTCCCCCCGGCACCCTGCGGGTGACCATCAGCGACAATGGGCACGGCGGCGCGGGCGAACGGTACGGAACCTCGGAGAAGCCCTCCACCGGCGGCGATCACCCGAGCCCCCGGCCCACGCAGGCCACGGACCGGGGTGGGTCCGGCAGCGGGCTGGTCGGCATCAGGCGGCGGATCGCCGCCCTGGACGGCACCACCCGCATCAGCAGCCCCATCGGGGGGCCGACGGACATCGAAGTGGAGCTGCCGTGCGGATCGTGA
- a CDS encoding ABC transporter ATP-binding protein translates to MVESTVDAITAVRSSALRLESVSRRHGRRGRETTALDAVSCVVPAGSFTAVVGPSGSGKSTFLQCAAGLDRPTSGTVRIGATDLGALSEAALTRLRRDRIGFVFQSHALNLVPSLSIEENVVLPLVLAGADPADERVLTRGRDLLARVGLADRGAQGPATLSGGQQQRVAVARALVTEPEVIFADEPTASLDPESAALVLGLLRDAVRIDGRTVVMVTHDPVAASWADTVLTMDGGRLR, encoded by the coding sequence ATGGTGGAGTCAACGGTGGACGCGATCACAGCGGTGCGGTCGTCCGCGCTGAGGCTGGAGTCGGTGAGCCGGCGCCACGGCCGGCGCGGCCGGGAGACGACCGCGCTCGACGCGGTCAGTTGCGTGGTCCCGGCCGGGAGCTTCACCGCGGTGGTGGGCCCCTCGGGCTCGGGGAAGAGCACATTCCTGCAGTGTGCCGCGGGTCTGGACCGTCCGACGTCGGGCACGGTACGGATCGGGGCCACCGATCTCGGTGCGCTCTCGGAGGCCGCGCTGACCCGGTTGCGGCGGGACCGGATCGGCTTCGTCTTCCAGTCGCACGCCCTCAATCTGGTGCCTTCGCTGAGCATCGAGGAGAACGTCGTGCTGCCGCTGGTGCTGGCGGGCGCCGATCCGGCGGACGAGCGGGTGCTGACCCGCGGACGGGACCTGCTGGCCCGGGTCGGCCTGGCGGACCGCGGCGCGCAGGGTCCTGCGACGCTCTCCGGCGGGCAGCAGCAACGGGTGGCGGTGGCACGGGCGTTGGTGACCGAACCCGAGGTCATCTTCGCGGACGAGCCGACGGCTTCCTTGGACCCGGAGTCGGCGGCCCTGGTGCTCGGTCTGCTGCGGGACGCGGTGCGGATCGACGGCCGTACGGTCGTCATGGTCACCCATGATCCGGTGGCGGCGAGCTGGGCGGACACCGTACTGACGATGGACGGCGGCCGGCTGCGATGA